The Anopheles gambiae chromosome 2, idAnoGambNW_F1_1, whole genome shotgun sequence genomic sequence CCCGTGTGCCGAAATGATGTCATTGTACTTTGGGTGGTTGTTTTGATTAGAGATTCCTAAGCCCTAGCTACTAGCTAGCAGCAGGTGAGAATCACTACAACAAAATATCGTTACTCTGGTATGCGTGAGCGCTTGCTCTACAGCAAGGTATGATTTCAGCATGGCATTCCTGCTCCTACACAACATGCGGAAAACATCCGACTGTAGCATATCCGCTTATTAGAACTTATTGTaaaccacactatcagctatagacacattgtaacacacttcggaaagccaaatcacactattgcaacacattcattatattacatcagcaaatcaatccacaccatagcaacatatCCAAACCATACCgtccatagaaaaaaccattgagacacatttatcgaaaacaaccgaaacgcgcaacataagcaattcaagcgtttctgcagcaaagtggacaaacagagaacgcatagcaacttattgctaaaagcgcagtgtaggcaaagatcgacgaacgcaccAGTTCTTTAGCTAGAACAGTTtatactttccagaaccttcgtaaaaacactaaaaacgcagcataggcacataatgacagacacctcactccaatacaatgtataaattgcacctcatatcaataacctttaattaggacaaaaacacattccaaaaccaaatgtacgaaacttattgagtataaataaaaccaattcagaccgtggcaagtcagattcgttcggactgtcaggataggactatgcccatccaacatctatcgacttctcatttaaagagtttagttatgtccccctacccaaggtaaggcctctaaactccaacgtttccagtaagggaaacctcctaaaggtttctatgatcgcctggacgatcaagtgtcaaaaagtccgcttcgaacaaagtATTATTCTACTTCGATacatgtcagcgaaacactgacctaccgcgatggTACGCGTTGATCAGTTGTACCGTATGTACGCtcatcacattacatggcgaccgtaactaACTTCCAAACTTACTACACGACTGTAGCATGTCGCAGCTTGTATGGCAAATTAGGGACGTAATTATTGTTGCTTGTTGAATTTAATTGGCTCCCAGCAAATTCAAAGTGGTTCAGTGGTTCAAGCAGACAAACATCGACAAAAGCGGCGCCCCCACATCATGTACACATGCCGTATATATTTGTACGCCATCCAAAGTTTAAAAGTCCAGATGAATGCTTTGATAAAAAGTTTGCCGtacgcaaacaaaaatatgtatataaAGCAAAAGTGTGCAAAAGTTCTATTATTGCTTGCTTTCTCGTTTCCGCATGGCTGTTTTACTAATGTAGTCAAGTGCCGCTTCATTATGTATGATTTTCATACTGAATTACGCGCGGGATTTTTTGGCGCATGTTTGGAACTGCCGACTGCTCCaatgcgtgttttgttttgggacaAATTTTCCCCTGAGGGATTGAAAACTTAATTTTACTGTATTTTACGTGTGAACATTTTCGTTGCTGTCTTTTGGTATTAACCTTTACCGCGAGCTTGGCGGCTGTGGGCTGGATTTAGTGTCGTTATTTTATTCGAAATAAATGCTGCATATTTAATAGAACTATGGTAAACAGAAAGGACAAAGGACCATTCGTTTTGCATTTGTAAATCTGGGGGACAGGCTCCGCTATTCCAAGGGTGCAAAGGATAATTAGCAAAGGGTGAGATATAAAATCGTGCAGAACTGCACCTGTGCAACATGGTGAGATGGCATTCAGGATTACCGAAGCATAATTGGAAAACGAATCTCGTTCCCTGGAAGGCAAATAATTACTCTAAAGACCTCTAACGCATTCTTACCAGAGCATTTGTAACTCATGTCACAATGTTACTGCATATCCGTACGACACTGTGTAACTGTGCCTTGCGTAATTTTCCAACGTTACTGCATATATGTACGCGTTTGTGGAACATTAATCATGAAAAATTGTATTAAACACTGTGAATACGTGTAACGAATTCAGcaatgaataattaaaaatagaacatGTTCGTTAAGTGAATGTAAAGCTCCGATGTCTTAGAGCTTGAATGCATACTTATTTATATTTGTATATTAAAAACACACCGATTTAAAACAATGTGTCTAGAGTTCTCTGTCAAAGTGTTACTAGGACATTTCTAAACCTAATCAATAGTTGAAACATGTCAAGACAATAcctaataatttaataataatccATTAAAATTTTAGACAAATTTAGCAAATTAAGCTAGAATAATTTAACATTCCTTACCTTTTTCCGTGTTGCGGTCGGTTAATTTGAatcttgtttgtgtttttcagTCATTTGCGTTTAGGCTTGTATAGTTTCGCCAGCAATCACAATGGGCCAGCCGCTAGTCAGCTCCTGCTGCCGATGTTATTCGCTCCGAAGCGGATCCATTGCCACGGGAGTACTCGGCATTCTGCTCTCGATCATCTCGATTATTCTAATTTTCACCGTGCGCATCGACTTCAAGACCATTCTCATGGACTGGCTGCCGCAAAATGTGGTGAAAATAATCTACGCACTCAATCTGGTCATGACGATACTGATCTCACTGCTGATGATTATGGGCGTAATGAAGGTGAGTCGAAACTCGAAACAGTACGCCAGAGGGGGAATGCTTCGGTTCGGGAAAACGACACTATGCGCCAATTGGTTTCGGTGCGTTTGTTTATTGCAGAAAAATCACTTCTTCATGATGCCGTGGGTCGTGCTGGGACTGATGCTTGCGATAGGATTGCTCATTAGCGTAATTTATAACGCGGTGGTTTACTTCATCGATGGATACGTTTTGGGCGGAACGCTCTGGATTGTGGTTGGGCTGCTATCCGTTGGTAAGTGTGGATGTTATACGCACCCGGACCAACTGGCAAAGGTTTGataatttttgtgtgtttttccttgcAGTCATATACGTGTACCTATGGATCGTGGTTTACAGCTACTTCGTGACGCTGAAGAATGAAAACGATCGGGGACGTTACTCGAAGCAGCCATACCGTCGATAAGGGGGAGGGTGAAAGTAAATCAACAAACTCGTCACAAAAGCTCCCGTTGGTTTTTCAAGAGCTTGCCATCTCTTTAATTTGTTgtagttttatgtttattaattCGTAATCAGCATACTATTGATAGATTCACAATCAGATTGTGAAATGTTAGTCATTACTGTAAATACTTAATCGAGCTTAAAGTTTAAAGCGGTATAAAACGTAactgaacaaaacaaaaatgcagaaagcaacaaaacaactaacaaataaataaatccaaacgtatcaaaaacattaaaaagaacACATGTAAAATCTGTGTTTGATCGCTGTATTACTCACACGGCACTAAAGGCAGAACTAActtatttaaaatatgtttttatcgTTGTTTGACTGATAACTCTCTGATTGTACtcataaaatattattaaatccCTTTACTGACACAATGATAAATAATGtacaatttgttttaataGAACTATTTCATCCGTTATTGATGACATTTCGTGATAGCAGCGTGCCTGAACCATGCTCGAACCTTCTACTCATTAAATAGTTCATTAAGAGAAGCTGGTTGTCTTGAATGTTACTACAAAGATGTGCGAAGCAAGACCGATGTGTCGTGAAATCCTATTAATGAATGCATGCACTGTACCATTCCGGAAAAGTAGGCATGATATATAGTGCGAATGAGcgttgcaacaaaaaaacataagccAGTATTTTCTTTCAAACAGGTGAAGTAGTTTCCGAGCATAAAAGCGTCTCGTTTTGTGTGATGAAAACACGCGAGCGAGACAGTCGTTGCGCagaatagaaaacaaaaataaatacagaTTCAAGAACGATGAAAGCACATCATAACGGTCGAGGAGACAAGTGGGGTGAGGGGAAGAAAGTTGTATAGAAAGGCTCAAGCAGGAAAACCCGTCTGCTGTGCATAATCGGTTCGTTATACGTTGGGTGGATGTAAAAATAGCGAACGAAATGGTAAGAAACCGGCAGGAGTAGAAACAAAGATTGAAACAGCTACAGCAACCTATCTGTCGCCTGAAGGATAGGCTCGGGAtgtgctacacacacacggacgcgCGCATACACACGTTCATGACGCTTACACCGTTCGCGCGGTGATCACGTCCCCGCTCATCGTCGACAACGGTACCGTAAGCGGAGCGATGCACAGTAGTGTCGAGCGAAGAAAGGATCGATAAGTGCGTCCAAGGGCAAGGGTAAAAGGATGGCACGCTGTTAGTGACATCGGTGCGCTGGAAGGCGGGAAGGTTGATACGATGATGAATATTATGTTAGGGTTGTTGTTGATAAGCCCGCATAAAATGGGCGGGTAAGGTGTAATTTATGTGAGCTCTGCAGGGAAGAGTCcccctcttttttgtttgcttgttgtttgttgctcgCATTTCCAACTGAGCTGAAATGGTACTCAGCTTTAAAGGGCAACTGAAAGCGTCTGGTAGATAAGAGAAGAAAGCGTCTCCCAACCAAGGCACactgtttgcttcctttccgTTGCTGTCGCCGGTGGCACATTGATCTGTAGATGAAACCATCAGCACGCAAACAATGTCTCGCGCTACTTCAAAGCGATGAAATTTGCTTAAATTAGCAAACAAACGTGAAACAAAGCGACAAGTCGGACATGTTGAAGCGGGATGATTCTGGGGatgagttgtgtgtgtgtctatagTCCTTTCTTTCTTCGAGCTGGTCCTGTGAGTGTATGATCGATCAAGTGACATTTAGCTTATTAATTCCTATTGATTTTGAATGCCAGACCAAATGCCCCATCCGACCGGCACTTTGTGTGAAGAGATTTGTTGTAGAGATGAAGCAGGACAGTATTCTGCAGCTAGGTGCATTATCAGGGCTAGATAGCATATATTGTGGTTGATTCTAGGGATGCTTGGTTATCAGGCGTATTCTATTCTTGTAACCGAGTCGTCTCGACGTCGAGCTGATAAATGTTTTATGGTCATTTGTATGAAAACGATCACTTCTAAGTTCATTTTCTCGACTCGTATCGAATCGAGCTCAGAATAGAATAAGCCTGTATGTAAGGAAACCATTTTGGCAGATAGTGTACGATGATTAAAATTGGTTTGGCGTTAAGTCACGCACTTTTTACAGAAGCTTCACGGCGCGAATAAGAATTAAGCTTGTGTGTaggttgtttttaatttaaactctTTTGCAATATTCATCTATTATGCGCTATAATCACACGTTACTCCTTTACATGTTCAGTTGCTCATAGAATGCAAAGCGAAATTAATTCCGCATGCGTTGAACACAGTCTGAAGAAACATTTTTGTTCGCGATAGCAAAACGAATTGCCCAGTGTGGTTTTCTCGGTTAAGCTGCGACAACAAAATACCGAGCTAGGTAGCGGTGTTTGATGGTGTACCGGAAGCGTTGCTGTTCAAATAGaaatttcatttggatgtaacttTGCACAACGGATCTGGATTGGTAGATGTCTGGAAAGTGTGTAAGGGAAAAATACTCTGCCAAGAAAGTGTGGAAAAAAACCTCCAATACTTCTTTTTTGCCACTGATACGTACCAAATCTATGCTTGTATTGCGGCTAGAAGCGATTGGTTTGATCTGGGGTTTATTGTAAGGTGTGCATCTTAATATAGTAACGATTTGACTTGAAACCTCCGGATCGGGCAGCAACATGATTTGGCGGAATAATTCGAATCGATTGTGAAGTATCGTAATCCTCCGACCGTTTGCTTACTGACTTGAAGGATTGCTAGATTGGGCACGGTAGGGTTTGTTAGAGCTGTGAGTAGTCGAACATTGGCTTTGCTGGTCTGTCGTTGGCAGTCGAGCGGGAAGATGCCAAACAGCAACTGCACTAGTGGTAGGTCAGTTGAATTTGGGCGGTACTGCGTTTGGTGTGTGATCAACTGTAAAGGATTTTGGAGCATGCATGAGCGAGTCAGAAAAGGATCAGGATTAAGGTAATCTAAAGAAACGTGTACATACTCTCCTCTATATTGCTgtatattttcataaaaatggTTACAGCACATCCGTTGTGCTTCAAATAAAATGGTAGTAGAACGATCGATCTTTAAATCACTATAtattctaaaaaaaatataaaaaaaata encodes the following:
- the LOC1274960 gene encoding uncharacterized protein LOC1274960 isoform X2; translated protein: MGQPLVSSCCRCYSLRSGSIATGVLGILLSIISIILIFTVRIDFKTILMDWLPQNVVKIIYALNLVMTILISLLMIMGVMKKNHFFMMPWVVLGLMLAIGLLISVIYNAVVYFIDGYVLGGTLWIVVGLLSVVIYVYLWIVVYSYFVTLKNENDRGRYSKQPYRR
- the LOC1274960 gene encoding uncharacterized protein LOC1274960 isoform X1, which translates into the protein MGQPLVSSCCRCYSLRSGSIATGVLGILLSIISIILIFTVRIDFKTILMDWLPQNVVKIIYALNLVMTILISLLMIMGVMKVSRNSKQYARGGMLRFGKTTLCANWFRCVCLLQKNHFFMMPWVVLGLMLAIGLLISVIYNAVVYFIDGYVLGGTLWIVVGLLSVGKCGCYTHPDQLAKV